One region of Halomonas huangheensis genomic DNA includes:
- the gcvT gene encoding glycine cleavage system aminomethyltransferase GcvT, giving the protein MTELKTTPLHALHEELGAKLVPFAGYDMPVQYPLGVKKEHEHTRAACGLFDVSHMAQILIHGEGALGALETLVPADLADLPVGMQRYGLFTSEDGGILDDLMTVNAGDHLYLVVNAACRDQDLAHLRRGLPEHDVEELDRGLLAIQGPKTAAVMERLCPEACKLVFMQHARFEIAGIPVWVSRSGYTGEDGFEISVAAEQTEQLARLLLAEEEVEAIGLGARDSLRLEAGLCLYGHDIDTSTTPVEAGLIWAIGKPRRRGGDRAGGFPGADVVLHQIEKKDHQRKRVGLLAEGRAPVREGAELYNESGEHIGTVTSGGFGPSVGKPVAMAYVSIDQAEIGNTVFAEVRGKRLPMTVSKMPVITPGYHRG; this is encoded by the coding sequence ATGACAGAACTCAAGACCACACCACTTCACGCGCTGCACGAGGAGTTGGGCGCGAAGCTGGTGCCTTTTGCCGGTTATGATATGCCTGTGCAGTATCCGCTTGGGGTCAAGAAGGAGCATGAGCACACCCGCGCTGCTTGTGGCTTGTTTGACGTCTCGCACATGGCGCAGATCCTGATCCATGGAGAAGGGGCGTTGGGCGCACTGGAAACGCTGGTGCCAGCGGATCTGGCTGATCTCCCGGTAGGCATGCAACGCTATGGCCTGTTTACCAGTGAAGACGGCGGTATTCTCGACGACCTGATGACGGTCAATGCGGGCGATCACCTATATCTGGTAGTCAATGCTGCCTGTCGTGACCAGGATCTGGCGCATCTGCGCCGTGGCTTGCCCGAGCATGATGTCGAAGAGCTTGATCGTGGTCTGCTGGCTATCCAGGGACCGAAAACGGCGGCGGTCATGGAGCGTCTGTGCCCGGAAGCCTGCAAGCTGGTATTCATGCAGCACGCTCGCTTCGAGATTGCCGGGATTCCGGTGTGGGTGAGCCGCAGTGGCTACACCGGCGAGGATGGCTTCGAAATCTCGGTGGCGGCAGAGCAGACCGAACAGCTGGCGCGTCTGTTGCTGGCGGAGGAGGAAGTCGAGGCGATTGGTCTTGGCGCACGGGACTCGCTGCGCCTGGAAGCGGGTCTGTGTCTCTACGGCCACGATATTGATACCAGCACCACGCCTGTCGAAGCCGGATTGATATGGGCCATCGGCAAACCTCGTCGTCGTGGTGGCGATCGTGCGGGAGGATTCCCTGGCGCCGATGTGGTGCTCCATCAGATCGAGAAGAAGGATCACCAACGCAAGCGTGTGGGGCTGCTCGCCGAAGGGCGTGCGCCAGTGCGTGAAGGAGCCGAGCTCTACAATGAGAGTGGTGAGCATATCGGAACGGTAACCTCGGGTGGCTTTGGCCCCAGCGTTGGCAAACCCGTCGCGATGGCATATGTCAGCATCGATCAGGCCGAGATCGGTAATACCGTATTTGCTGAAGTACGTGGCAAACGTTTGCCGATGACAGTCAGCAAGATGCCGGTCATAACCCCTGGATACCATCGCGGCTAA
- a CDS encoding alanine/glycine:cation symporter family protein, with protein MEALNNIFTSINGVVWGPIMLVLLLGVGIYLQAGLKLMPIRKLGTGFKLMWAGRDSKGDAKDGEVSPFNALMTALSATIGTGNIAGVATAIALGGPGAVFWMWITALVGMATKFAEAVLAVRYRETDSNGNHIGGPMFYIKNGLGRKWLWLGVAFAFFGGIAAFGIGNTVQANSVADALQSSFGIAPWVTGVVMMVLAGAVILGGIKRIAKVAGKLVPIMGIAYIVAGVIALIANADQIGAAFSSIFYYAFNPHAAAGGFAGAAVMAAIRFGVARGIFSNEAGLGSAPIAHAAAQTKNPVRQGLIAMLGTFIDTIVVCSITALVILTSPIWEQGVQGAALTAQSFSHALAGTSGDAIVAIALAVFAFTTILGWSFYGEKCCQFLFGTRSIMPYRILFVIAVPVGALAKLNFIWLMADTFNAMMAIPNLIALALLSPVVFKLTRDYFDGKDILPGEDLGHGKS; from the coding sequence GTGGAAGCACTCAACAATATCTTCACCTCCATCAATGGAGTGGTGTGGGGACCCATCATGCTGGTCCTGTTGCTGGGGGTGGGCATCTACCTTCAGGCGGGGCTCAAGCTGATGCCGATCCGCAAGCTGGGTACCGGCTTCAAACTGATGTGGGCGGGACGCGACAGCAAAGGCGATGCCAAGGATGGTGAGGTTTCTCCATTCAACGCTTTGATGACAGCACTCTCTGCCACCATCGGTACCGGTAACATCGCGGGCGTGGCGACTGCCATTGCGTTGGGTGGCCCAGGTGCTGTGTTCTGGATGTGGATTACCGCACTGGTAGGTATGGCGACCAAATTTGCCGAGGCGGTGCTGGCGGTGCGCTATCGCGAGACCGACAGCAATGGCAATCACATCGGTGGCCCGATGTTCTACATCAAGAATGGCCTGGGGCGTAAATGGCTCTGGCTGGGCGTGGCTTTTGCCTTCTTTGGTGGCATAGCTGCCTTTGGTATCGGTAACACGGTACAGGCCAACTCGGTGGCAGATGCGTTGCAGTCCAGCTTCGGTATCGCCCCCTGGGTCACCGGTGTGGTGATGATGGTACTCGCTGGTGCGGTGATTCTGGGTGGTATCAAGCGTATCGCCAAGGTGGCCGGTAAGCTTGTGCCGATCATGGGTATCGCCTATATCGTAGCGGGTGTCATCGCTCTGATTGCCAATGCTGATCAAATTGGTGCGGCATTCAGCAGTATCTTCTACTACGCCTTCAACCCGCATGCCGCCGCTGGTGGATTTGCCGGTGCCGCGGTGATGGCTGCCATTCGTTTCGGTGTCGCGCGCGGTATCTTCTCCAACGAGGCAGGGCTGGGTAGTGCTCCTATTGCCCATGCTGCCGCGCAGACAAAGAACCCGGTCCGTCAGGGTCTGATTGCCATGCTGGGTACGTTCATCGATACCATCGTGGTGTGCTCGATCACTGCGCTGGTGATCCTGACATCTCCGATCTGGGAACAAGGGGTGCAGGGTGCGGCGTTGACTGCGCAATCCTTCAGCCATGCGTTGGCCGGTACGTCGGGTGATGCCATTGTCGCGATTGCGCTGGCGGTATTTGCCTTTACGACCATCCTTGGTTGGTCATTCTACGGTGAGAAGTGCTGCCAGTTCCTGTTCGGTACCCGTTCGATCATGCCTTACCGCATTCTGTTTGTGATCGCGGTGCCAGTGGGTGCTCTGGCCAAGCTGAACTTCATCTGGCTGATGGCCGATACCTTCAACGCCATGATGGCCATTCCCAACTTGATTGCCCTGGCGCTGCTGTCGCCGGTGGTGTTTAAACTGACCAGGGATTACTTCGACGGTAAGGATATCTTGCCCGGCGAAGACCTGGGTCACGGTAAATCCTGA
- the gcvH gene encoding glycine cleavage system protein GcvH, which translates to MSSIPANLRYTDSHEWILDNGDGTVTIGITDHAQEALGDVVFVELPEVGSALARGDEFGVIESVKAASDLYAPVDGEVVEINNELEDSPETVNDAPYEDGWIMKVRLEDKSVLENLLDADGYQAIIDAEG; encoded by the coding sequence ATGAGCTCTATCCCCGCCAACCTGCGCTACACCGACAGCCACGAGTGGATCCTGGACAACGGAGACGGCACCGTGACCATCGGCATTACCGACCATGCCCAGGAAGCTCTGGGCGACGTGGTCTTCGTCGAACTTCCCGAAGTCGGCAGTGCTCTTGCACGTGGCGATGAATTCGGCGTCATCGAATCGGTCAAGGCCGCCTCCGACCTCTACGCTCCTGTCGACGGCGAAGTCGTCGAGATCAACAACGAGCTGGAAGATTCACCGGAGACCGTCAACGATGCGCCCTATGAAGACGGCTGGATCATGAAAGTGCGCCTCGAAGACAAGAGTGTCCTCGAGAACCTACTCGATGCAGACGGCTATCAGGCCATCATCGACGCCGAGGGTTAA
- the gcvP gene encoding aminomethyl-transferring glycine dehydrogenase: MAFDKRRLAELADHDAFIRRHNGPREDDRNTMLSALDMDSVDTLIDRTVPANIRLGRELDLDPPKAEAEALDYLYRLARQNKVARSYIGQGYYDTHLPSVIQRNVLENPGWYTAYTPYQPEISQGRLEGLLNFQQMVMDLTGMELANASLLDEATAAAEAMALCRRSNKKAKSNAFFVAEDVFPQTIDVLRTRAAWFGYEIITAPASTLGEHDVFGALLQYPGNDGRIHDLAPLIDSARQRGVMTCVATDLMALVLLKEPGMLGADIVVGSSQRFGVPMGFGGPHAAFFATTDKLKRSIPGRIIGVSKDARGNTALRMAMQTREQHIRREKATSNICTAQALLANIAGFYAVYHGAEGLRTIAGRIHRLTTILAHGLQQKGIQLVNDSWFDTLRLTGVDRGKILGRAMTHDINLRYFDNGDVGVSLDETTTAHDLDILFDVLLGEEHGLGVRELDDGVVADQASGIPAACQRTSDFLNHPTFQRYRSETEMLRYLKRLENKDLSLAHAMIPLGSCTMKLNATTEMMPITWPEFARIHPFAPKDQVAGYRQMIDELAAFLVEITGYDHISMQPNSGAQGEYAGLVAIRRYQAAQGEGHRDICLIPSSAHGTNPASAAMCSMKVVVVECDDNGNIDLTDLRAKAEQHASQLSAIMLTYPSTHGVFEEGVREACEIVHANGGQVYIDGANMNAQVGLACPGDFGGDVSHLNLHKTFCIPHGGGGPGMGPIGVKAHLAPYVANHVVTPLEGVEANSGAVSAAAFGSASILPISWAYIKMMGARGLREATELAILGANYIARRLGDHYPVLYKGQNGTVAHECIIDIRPLKAASGISEEDIAKRLIDYGFHAPTMSFPVPGTLMIEPTESESLYELDRFCDAMIAIREEIGKVESGEWTAEDNPLVHAPHTMADLMDSEWTRSYSREIGAFPSDAVKGAKYWPAVNRVDNVLGDRQLICSCPSIDEYRD, translated from the coding sequence ATGGCTTTTGACAAACGCCGCCTGGCCGAACTGGCCGACCACGATGCCTTCATTCGTCGCCACAATGGACCGCGAGAGGACGACAGAAACACCATGCTGTCGGCCTTGGATATGGATAGCGTGGATACGCTGATTGACCGCACCGTGCCAGCCAATATCCGGCTCGGACGCGAGTTGGATCTCGATCCGCCCAAGGCCGAAGCGGAAGCTCTCGATTACCTCTATCGCCTGGCACGCCAGAACAAGGTGGCACGCAGCTATATCGGACAGGGGTATTACGACACTCACCTTCCGTCAGTCATCCAACGCAACGTGCTGGAAAATCCGGGTTGGTACACCGCATATACGCCGTACCAGCCTGAAATTTCCCAGGGCCGCCTTGAAGGTCTGCTCAACTTCCAGCAGATGGTCATGGACCTGACCGGCATGGAACTGGCCAATGCCTCATTGCTGGACGAGGCAACTGCCGCTGCAGAAGCCATGGCACTGTGTCGCCGCTCGAACAAGAAAGCAAAGAGCAACGCTTTCTTTGTTGCCGAAGATGTCTTCCCACAGACCATCGATGTCCTGCGTACTCGTGCCGCCTGGTTCGGCTACGAGATCATCACTGCTCCCGCCAGCACTCTGGGCGAGCATGATGTGTTTGGTGCACTGCTTCAGTACCCGGGTAACGATGGTCGCATCCACGACCTGGCACCGCTGATCGACTCGGCTCGCCAGCGTGGCGTCATGACCTGTGTTGCCACTGATCTGATGGCGCTGGTACTGCTCAAGGAGCCTGGCATGCTGGGCGCCGATATTGTTGTCGGTTCCTCGCAACGCTTTGGCGTCCCGATGGGCTTCGGCGGCCCGCACGCCGCCTTCTTTGCCACCACCGACAAGCTCAAGCGCTCGATTCCCGGCCGCATCATCGGCGTGTCGAAGGATGCACGCGGAAATACCGCGCTACGCATGGCGATGCAAACCCGTGAACAGCACATCCGCCGCGAAAAGGCGACGTCCAACATCTGTACCGCCCAGGCACTGCTGGCCAATATCGCTGGTTTCTATGCCGTCTATCATGGCGCCGAGGGCCTGCGCACCATCGCTGGCCGCATTCATCGCCTGACCACCATTCTTGCGCACGGTCTGCAGCAGAAAGGCATCCAACTGGTCAATGACAGCTGGTTTGACACTCTGCGTCTGACTGGTGTCGACCGCGGCAAGATCCTTGGCCGCGCCATGACCCATGACATCAACCTGCGCTACTTCGACAATGGCGATGTCGGCGTAAGTCTCGACGAGACCACTACCGCTCACGACCTCGATATCCTCTTCGACGTACTGCTCGGTGAAGAACACGGGCTCGGTGTTCGCGAGCTCGACGATGGTGTGGTCGCTGACCAGGCCAGCGGTATCCCGGCTGCCTGCCAGCGTACCAGCGACTTCCTGAACCATCCGACCTTCCAACGTTACCGTAGCGAAACCGAGATGCTGCGTTACCTGAAGCGTCTTGAAAACAAGGACCTGTCGCTGGCACATGCGATGATTCCGCTGGGCTCCTGCACCATGAAGCTCAATGCCACTACTGAAATGATGCCGATTACCTGGCCAGAGTTCGCGCGCATCCACCCCTTTGCGCCGAAGGACCAGGTGGCCGGCTATCGGCAGATGATTGATGAACTGGCGGCCTTCCTGGTGGAAATTACCGGCTACGATCACATCTCGATGCAGCCCAACTCCGGTGCCCAGGGCGAGTACGCCGGTCTGGTAGCGATTCGCCGCTACCAGGCCGCACAGGGTGAAGGCCACCGAGACATCTGCCTGATTCCGAGCTCCGCACACGGCACCAACCCGGCCTCCGCCGCCATGTGCAGCATGAAAGTCGTGGTCGTCGAGTGTGACGACAACGGCAACATCGACCTCACGGACCTGCGTGCCAAGGCCGAACAGCATGCCTCACAGCTTTCGGCAATCATGCTCACCTACCCGTCGACCCATGGCGTATTCGAGGAAGGTGTCCGCGAAGCCTGCGAGATCGTGCATGCCAATGGCGGCCAGGTATACATCGATGGCGCCAACATGAACGCACAGGTGGGTCTGGCCTGCCCGGGTGACTTCGGCGGCGACGTCAGCCACCTCAATCTTCACAAGACATTCTGCATCCCGCATGGCGGCGGTGGCCCCGGAATGGGCCCGATCGGTGTAAAGGCACACCTTGCGCCCTACGTTGCCAACCATGTGGTAACACCTCTGGAAGGCGTGGAAGCCAACTCCGGCGCAGTATCCGCCGCCGCCTTCGGTTCGGCTTCGATCCTGCCGATCTCCTGGGCATACATCAAGATGATGGGAGCTCGCGGCCTACGTGAAGCCACCGAGCTGGCAATCCTCGGTGCCAACTACATCGCCCGTCGCCTGGGCGACCACTATCCGGTGCTCTACAAGGGGCAGAACGGTACCGTCGCCCACGAATGCATCATCGATATTCGCCCGCTCAAGGCCGCTTCCGGCATCAGTGAGGAAGACATCGCCAAACGCCTGATCGACTATGGTTTCCATGCGCCAACCATGTCGTTCCCGGTGCCCGGCACCTTGATGATCGAGCCAACCGAGTCGGAGTCGCTATACGAGCTGGATCGTTTCTGCGACGCAATGATCGCGATTCGTGAGGAAATCGGCAAAGTGGAAAGTGGAGAGTGGACAGCCGAGGACAACCCTCTGGTGCACGCACCGCATACCATGGCCGACCTGATGGATAGCGAGTGGACGCGCAGCTACTCACGTGAAATCGGCGCGTTCCCTTCCGATGCGGTCAAAGGCGCCAAGTACTGGCCGGCAGTCAACCGTGTCGACAACGTGCTGGGCGATCGTCAGTTGATCTGTTCATGCCCGAGCATCGATGAGTACCGCGACTGA
- a CDS encoding LysR family transcriptional regulator: MFNAQYFRTFITLVETGSFTGTARRLSMTQPGVSQHVRKLEQYLGKPLIERQGRRIRLTEAGRRAHDYGVRLFSDHEQFRHSLDDDSLFSGECRIASTASIGVMLYPFLLGQQQLNPGLSVTYCFAFQPEIITDVITGRHDVGVVTEMPREEAVDVEAWYDEPLCLVVPADFAGASLNDLLGLGFINYSEGLDKARALLKANFSSEFRSMSQFPSQGFTNEVGMVLDAVARGLGFSVVSRLVLETSPWQRQVRELPLSQPVDETFYLVSRRDARIPGRYFRLLEAFREQRHLERFGHPDNRPSGEPDASGAN; this comes from the coding sequence ATGTTCAATGCTCAATACTTCCGTACCTTCATTACGCTCGTCGAGACCGGTAGCTTTACGGGCACTGCCCGGCGGCTATCGATGACGCAGCCTGGCGTCAGTCAACATGTGCGCAAGTTGGAGCAGTATCTCGGCAAGCCTCTGATCGAGCGTCAGGGGCGACGGATCAGGCTGACCGAAGCAGGGCGGCGCGCTCATGATTATGGTGTCCGGTTGTTCTCGGATCATGAGCAATTTCGCCATTCGCTGGATGACGATAGCTTGTTCAGTGGCGAGTGCCGAATTGCCTCCACCGCCAGTATCGGTGTGATGCTGTATCCATTTCTGCTCGGCCAGCAGCAGCTTAATCCCGGCTTGAGTGTGACCTATTGCTTCGCCTTCCAGCCGGAGATCATCACCGATGTGATCACCGGTCGTCATGATGTCGGGGTGGTGACTGAGATGCCTCGGGAGGAGGCGGTTGATGTCGAGGCATGGTATGACGAGCCGTTGTGTCTTGTGGTCCCGGCGGACTTCGCGGGAGCGTCGCTCAATGATCTATTGGGGCTGGGATTCATCAACTACAGCGAGGGGTTGGACAAGGCGCGTGCGCTACTCAAGGCCAATTTTTCCAGTGAGTTTCGGTCCATGAGCCAGTTTCCCAGCCAGGGCTTTACCAACGAGGTCGGCATGGTGCTGGATGCGGTCGCGCGTGGACTCGGCTTCAGTGTGGTATCGCGGTTGGTGTTGGAGACGTCTCCCTGGCAGCGTCAGGTACGTGAGCTGCCACTCTCGCAGCCGGTTGATGAGACCTTCTATCTGGTCAGTCGTCGCGATGCACGGATTCCCGGCCGCTACTTCCGGCTGCTCGAAGCTTTTCGCGAGCAGCGCCATCTTGAGCGCTTCGGTCACCCGGACAACCGACCGTCAGGCGAACCGGATGCGTCTGGCGCCAACTGA
- the ppnN gene encoding nucleotide 5'-monophosphate nucleosidase PpnN, whose amino-acid sequence MPETISATISPEGSLEILSQHEVNRLRDTSQAGLHDILRRCALAVLNSGNPMDDGLALMETYPDFDIEVQQQDRGVRLKLSNAPAEAFVDGRMIRGIREHLSSVLRDIVYVYNEIQTQNRFDLSSGEGTTNAVFHILRKAGTLKPGLDPSMVVCWGGHSISREEYEYTKDVGYHLGLRDLDICTGCGPGAMKGPMKGANVAHAKQRRYPARYLGVSEPGIIAAEAPNPIVNELVVMPDIEKRLEAFVRLGHGIIVFPGGVGTAEEILYLLGILLHPDNADMQLPLIFTGPASAADYFTRIDEFLVYTLGESVRNLYRIIIADPASVARTMRADIEKVTEYRRSRQDAFHFNWRLTIARDFQEPFTPTHEAMASLALRRELPKHELAANLRRAFSGIVAGNVKEQGLRAIEAHGPFRLHADADLMAKLDALLTSFVAQGRMKLAGEYEPCYTLGNAG is encoded by the coding sequence ATGCCAGAAACCATTTCTGCCACCATCTCTCCGGAAGGCAGTCTTGAAATCCTGTCCCAGCACGAGGTCAATCGTCTGCGCGACACGTCTCAGGCCGGCCTGCATGACATTCTGCGCCGCTGCGCCCTGGCGGTGCTCAACTCGGGCAACCCGATGGATGATGGTCTTGCGCTGATGGAGACCTACCCGGATTTCGATATCGAGGTTCAGCAACAAGACCGTGGCGTACGCCTCAAACTGTCCAATGCGCCCGCCGAAGCCTTTGTTGATGGACGTATGATTCGCGGTATCCGAGAGCACCTGTCATCGGTGCTGCGCGATATCGTCTACGTCTACAACGAGATTCAGACCCAGAACCGTTTCGACCTGAGCTCCGGTGAAGGCACCACCAACGCCGTCTTCCACATCCTGCGCAAGGCCGGGACTCTGAAACCAGGCCTGGACCCCAGCATGGTGGTCTGTTGGGGAGGGCACTCGATCTCTCGCGAGGAGTACGAGTACACCAAGGATGTCGGCTATCACCTCGGTCTTCGCGATCTCGATATCTGCACCGGCTGTGGACCCGGCGCGATGAAGGGGCCGATGAAAGGAGCCAATGTCGCGCATGCCAAGCAACGCCGCTACCCCGCTCGTTACCTTGGTGTTTCGGAGCCCGGCATCATCGCCGCGGAAGCCCCCAACCCCATCGTCAACGAACTGGTGGTAATGCCGGACATCGAGAAGCGTCTCGAGGCTTTCGTGCGCCTGGGCCACGGCATCATTGTCTTTCCTGGCGGCGTTGGTACCGCAGAGGAAATCCTTTATCTGCTTGGCATCCTGCTGCATCCCGACAATGCCGATATGCAGTTGCCGCTGATATTTACCGGGCCTGCCAGTGCTGCCGATTACTTCACGCGCATCGATGAGTTTCTGGTCTACACCCTGGGAGAATCGGTGCGTAACCTGTATCGCATCATCATCGCTGACCCGGCGAGTGTCGCCAGAACCATGCGCGCCGATATTGAAAAGGTTACCGAGTATCGTCGCTCCCGGCAGGATGCGTTCCACTTCAACTGGCGGCTGACCATTGCTCGCGACTTCCAGGAACCCTTCACGCCAACTCATGAAGCAATGGCTTCTCTGGCCTTGCGTCGTGAACTACCCAAACATGAATTGGCTGCCAATCTCCGTCGCGCCTTTTCCGGGATTGTCGCGGGCAACGTCAAGGAACAAGGTCTGCGTGCCATAGAGGCGCATGGTCCCTTCCGCCTGCACGCCGACGCCGACCTGATGGCGAAACTGGATGCCCTACTGACATCCTTCGTCGCTCAAGGCCGCATGAAGCTGGCTGGTGAGTACGAGCCCTGCTACACGCTGGGCAATGCTGGCTGA